The genomic window AGGGCTGATTTACTCAGGGGGACATTGGGCAGCAGAACCTTTGGTACCTCTACGTGAGAGCATTGAAACTACAGGCAGTAATTCAGGGGtcagaaaaaccacagctcactTTAGGGCCTCGACCCAGACATGGGGGGGTACATACAGGAGAAAGTTTTACTGCTACCACTCATAACAGCAGCTTTACTAAACCCCTAAAAAACAATTACTGTTGGagttgaaaaataatgaagtagGTAAATCATTtacagggagggggagagggccTGTTTAAAACCCTATCAACTGTGACTGCTCTGAAGCAGcccccagagcctgcagcagtCTTCAGTTAGGTGCACATTATTTAATTGGTTTCAAGTGATTTTCTGGACTGCTAATCACCATGATGTAATTAAAAACCGGGGCAGCATGTTGCTAATGCCATAGCACATCAGAGATGTTAAACTCCTGAGAGTTCCTGGAATAGGGATGGCTGCTCCCCTTGCCTGGAGTGTTTTGAAACAACCAGACAGGAGATGTCTGCAGGTGACTGAagcagaggcaggcaggcaaGTGGCCACCAGTAGCTGCTGAGGAGTCAAGGTGAAATATccatacacattttaaaaaacatccaCTGCtcatgaaaatacagattttgaaaaGCCATGACTTTTGGAAGGAACACAAGTTCTCCTTCTTACAGACATAGGCTGTCTCActaaaaaaaaggtgaaaaaaggaaaaatgaagttttgcttCACAGTTGGAGTTGTTTAACTCCTCATTAAATGGTTTGTGGTCTCCATGATCCTCATGGGGTGATGAATCTTTCTCATGCTTCTCAGGaccagctgagagcagctgaaTAAAGCCCAGCCATGCTTTCACCCTCGTGTGTACAGGGTAGTGGTGGGAGAAAAGgggactaaaaaaaaaagggccagTAACTCAGTGTGAAGAAGGGATAGAGACTGCAAGCTCTGATGGATGCTGGAGAGCACCTCTTCCCTGGAAAGGCACCATTGGATCAGCTTCGTCTGCTTAAAGACTTTCTGCAACACGATCCTGAAAGCACAACAGTTCATCTCATGGCTTTCTGCTGCACAGCTCATTTTCCACAAAGCTCCAGCTAACTGGGCTGCAGCCCATCCATGAAGGagtttcaggttttttggtTCATTTAACTTTCCTTTTTACCCCAGTGTTGATACAGCTGAACCTCAGCAGCACGGCTAGGGCAGGTTTCTTGCAGAACCACAGATGTGGCAGGTGTATCTAACACTGGTGTCAGGGGCTAACACAGAGCACTCACCCAGCCAAAGCTGCTCTGCCACTTCTCACAGCCAGTGTGAGAAGATCAAGGGGCAACTCAAACATTTCCTCACCCACTGGCTACAGCAGAGGTTCACAGGAATGCAATCACTTGGCAGCATGGGAGGCAGGAAGAATATTTCCACAGGAAACAGCAATTTTAGAACAGGAGCCTACTCCCAAATTGACGGGCTCCAGGGAGGAATTGCCACCTCTGCTGATCACCAGAACCATCCCCTTGTATCTCCACGGGCTCTGTTCTCCAGCAAGGACAGTGGGGGCATCTGGCTCATGGGACTCACCTCCATCTCAGACATCCTGCAAAGGACAGGGCAAagctctccagctccttcagaGTTTGGTTGTGCTGCTTattccccctgtccccatccagtGCCCTGCAGAGATGCCAGTAGGACAGGCCAGGACACACAGGCAGACCCTAAAAGCAGATCAGCTGCAAGAAGTAGGAGAATAAGGGaacaaacaggaggagctggagttCCTTCAGCAAACACCAGCCACTCACACCCAGCTTTCCCCCAGGGCAGACCTGACTCACAAACCAGCCCACCTGAGATCACTGGCAGGAGAAAGAGGATTTGAGAGGAAAACTGTAGAGCCTTAACAAGgtcctttggttttgtttgcaaaaggatCTATTTGAGGAGACATCACTACCTGAAACTTTCAGCCTCTTCCCATGGCATTGTAACAAACACAAGACAATAAATAATTCCAGTGTTTGccaagacaagaagaaaattcaatCTCCAAAGCAATGGCAtcacttccagcagctccaagtgAAAAGCTAATGACCTGCAATACCCTGATACATGTTTTGTCCTACAAGTTAAGCCAGCTCACTGCCTTTCCAATGGGTATCCTTAGGCTTTctgcctctggcacagcttcagTGAGCACTCTCAAAGGGACCAGAGCAGAGTTCCCCCAACACCCCCAcaggagccaggagagcagagctgctgtcccagggtTTAGATGTCCTTCTTTCTCCAACCAACCATTAAGCACAGTCACGGACACACAAAATCCAGcactcttctccagctgcaaacactgaatttccccaccccttttccctcttccagcCTCACACCCTGGGATCTATAGCTTTAGGAGCATTTTAGTCTGTGGGTTTTATGGTCAGAACCAGCTTGGTGGAACAAACCACCACAATCTCTAAAAGATTCACCTGGTACCCTGAGGGTCCCACCAAGAAGACATAAGTTGCAGTCACTTTGGAGAAAATACTACTACTGAAGGAAGTACAACAGCAACAGAATAAAACCCAAGGAACTTCAAAAGAtcctacagatttttttttttttctgctctaagttctttcccagaaaagaagaagagtTTATGTAAGAGATCATTTTGGTATCACTTTCATTATACTTTGCCCTCACTGGTCTGCTCTATGCCACTCTCAACAAGCCtttgcaataaaaacaaataaaacagaatcATGGAAAGGGACAAAGAGCCTCTTTCCTAAGTGAGCATACGAGTGCAGTTTGCATCCACAGCTCCAACTAGCCCCTGCAGAGAGAGCAACCAGCAGGACATTGTGGTTGAGCTGAGAAATCTCTGCAAAAAATCCCAAGTCTAAAGCACACTTTGGCTTCCCACCACCtgctctgaaataaattttccacAGCAACCAATAGAAAACATTgctaacattttcatttctcctgcagTACATTAAGTAGAATGAAGTTTTTCACTGGTTTAACTTCTCTGTTTTAAAACCACTGTCCTTAGGTACTAATGCTTTATGTTTggattctgttttgtttcattctgaACCCAAGGTTCCACCAGGTTGGATTGTTCATGAGTCAGGTTGCACCTGGGGAAATGAACAGTCAGCTCCAGCTTGGGTGGCAGCTTCTCCTCGGAAAGGAGGAAAGCTGCAAGGATTTCTCCTGCAACCCTTCTGACAAATTCTCCCTTATTTGCAAACATGACAGGATGGCACTTGCAGAAAAGAACATATTAGCAAGACATGCTAAGGAgctaggaggggaaaaaaaaaaagattaatggATATGGGAAAAATTAGTCAGGAATTACATAAACAGGAAAATGCTGTTAATCCATTTATTCTATTATTTCTGTGGTCACTCACACTTGAGGAAGCTGTTGTGTTTCTGCATTCACACAGTGTGAGTTCACACAGAGCTCTCTGGAGGTTGCCAGGCTGGGCTACAGATGTGGTATAACTTAGTTACAAAGCACCAGTAACGCACGTTCCTCCTTACGGAGAACGCGTGCAGCACAATAATCATTTCCCTCCTGCCACAGACATTTCAGTGCCTGCTTCTCAAAGTCTACTTAAAAACTAGAAAGCAAGAATTTTTAAGAGAACAGACTGGCTGGAAGACAGGGCCCTCTAAAGAAGAAGGCAGTGTGAGTACCTCAAAAGCTGTTTGTGTCCAAGGAAGCCTTCAtgtctcttcccttcccttctccaagtgCCTGCACAGCCTTTCCAAATCCCAATTTATTCAGCTCCTCTTCcagacagaaatgcagaagCCACTAGGATCTCAGAGAAAAAGACAATTTACTTGGCTCCTCCCATCCTTAAAGCACCCACATATCACACACAACTGGATGTTCACTTTCTCTTCTGGAGCACAAgtcagcagtgccacagaacAATGCAAACAAGGCAAGTTCCTGCACATGGAAAAACCAATCACACTCCCAAAAATGTGAGGAACGAGACAActctcagaaaaattaaaataatttattaaaaacaaaaaaattgaaaaattacagaaattagaaaaatataaaaatttgggatcctagtgGCACAGgaggtatgccccaggagcacagggattAGAGATCTTCAGGCTTAGACAGCACTGGACCTTTGGGGGAAGaatttgcagtgctgggctgacttttacCTAATccaaaagccaaggaaaaattattaaaagctcCTTAATAGGAGTAAGGCTTTAACACCCAGCACCAGCAACCACTACATCTAATCTGCAGTGATCTCActtcggccttgcagctttgcagctggaatgttgaatttttcttatcgcagtggagaggggggagagccgagccgctccggctgcccacggcaaggcagtggggggggttccacgtctggaacaggtccatggctccaggatggccgtggcctggcccggcctggcccaagcagggcctggctgggcccgctggcccccacacggggcccgcagccacctgtcccagcgccagaaacgagagagagcttgggggggagtttgcctattcttaaatgtggatcacagaggtggtcacaactttaagtggcttagagaattgtccatattcaaactggccagctgataggttctatcagttcccagaggaaactgtaagcatcCCTtggcaaggacgtcccttccgggactatgcttgctaacctatgacacacttaaaaaaacccatcttgAATTGTTCTAGtgaaaatattcaggaaaataaacctGTCCAGCATGAGAGCTTTATGTAAGTTGTTCAGTTCTTGTTGCAGAGGATGGTGGACGAGGCTCAACTTTAtcaaaaatgtcattaaaatgaaaaacccTTTTGCAGGCAAACAGAGGAGAATGACAAAGTTCACTGATCAGGCCACTGCTGTGACCCAAAGGCAAATGCAGCATGACCTCAGCCTCCTCAGCGTTAGCAGTGCCCACAGCAGTCAGCCCCCCTTCCTGAGGGGGATCCCACCCCCTCGGGAtcctccagcctcctcctggtTGTCCCTGGGCCTGGGAGGCATCTCTGCTCGCTGGGGCTGGCCCCAAACGCAGCACCAAGGCACAGATCCCAACAGAAAGACACGGCACAGGGCACTGAAAGGAGTAAAATCAAGgcaatctattttttaaaatgatatgtatatatatacagataTGAATCAATTCTTTGAGCTGGTGGAAGTCCTTAGCAGCTCAACTCGAACAAAACCAATTTCCAGAGCAGGCAATAGCTGCTCAGGACAGGGATTGTCCTCCCTTTGCTTtacacctgcagcagcagctttcctgggcaAGCACAGGAGGGAACAAGCAGATAAACCCTCAGCTACTGATTTGAGTTTGGCCCAGCGATTGGGATAGAAGCAGCCCTTTGCTGGCCTGCCACTCCTGCCACTCCTTGCAGAACAGGACTGGGATTTTGCACGCTCTCCTGGAGCAGTCTGGCATAAAAAACTCCTGTGCCAGTCCCAGCACCAGCCACTTGATGGCCGTCCTGCTCTGCAAGAgagggacaccggggacagagcagggacctGCCAGGGACCCCCGAGCTCACCAGCCGGGAGCTGAGGGCTCCCCCGACACCCCCGAGCAGCTGCCCCACGGTGCTGTCCCTCACCCGGGTGTTACAAACGAGAGGGCTTGCGATCACTTAAAAAATCACTGGTGAGGGTATGAGCAAAAGTCAGATTTAATATTGAGCGACAAAGCACCACAAGTTCGTTGGCCAGATTCACTCTACCACTTACAGGACAGCTGAGGCACAGCAAGGGAAAACAATCAGCAAGAAGATACAGAGGAGATGAAGGTCTGGAAAGCTGGAGATTCCCCATCCAAGAAAAAGGTGATAAAAGGACAAAAGAATGTGGAGCAAAGTAGCATGAAGAGTGAGAAAACCAGTAGAGGCTAGAATACTGATTAATTAAGTGAATGATGTGACTTAGAATCAATGagcattaatttctttgttgGCTAAAAATGTGTGAGTAAGTGGAAAAGTTCTGTATTGGCGTCAGCATGGAGGCCAGAATTTGTCAGCCACCCCTGTGGGCCAAAAATTAAGCAATGCCTTACTTTCTAACACTCAAAAGACAGTGTTAGAGGGAGTCTTGATCCCGACCATTGCGGAGGTTTTCgggaacagcagcactggtgAAAAGACGCCCAAAGCCGGCAGCCCGCACACGCTCTGCTTCCTCCCGCAGGTGCCCCGGCTGCCCATCCCTTCTCGCTGTACAAACCCTCTGCTGTTTTTCCCAGCGCCTGGGGATGGCATCACCTCCTCATTGCTCGCGATGTGtggtgaggagctggaggctTTCCCCGGCGCATGTGCATGAGGCTTGTTTTGGTGGAAATCGGGAGATGGCCCATTTAAAACAGAGCGCTTCAGTCATTTCCAGCTCCAAGCCCCTGGCACTtcccagggagctctgggatcCTCTGAGGTCCCCTCAGGGCTGAATTCCCTCATGATTCCATACCTAGCGGGGCTGCCAGGGATCCTTTGGGGCCCCACAGCTGTACTCCAGCTCTCCGCGGGGCATTTTGGAATAGAGGCAATGGAATTTGGCGTCTGTCAATGACACGGTGGGGCCCTGCAGATACAATTCAAGGCCCACGGGGACATTTTGGGGTATCAGGGATGCAATCTGAGGCCCTCTGCACAAAATCTGGGGCCCTGGGCCTGCAATTTTAGGGCCAAGTGGGGCATTCTGGGACGGCAGGGATGTGAGGAGGAAGCATCCCACTGCCTGAAGGACAGACTGAGAAGGACACAGTCTGCTCAGTACACACAGGGCACTAAACATCTGAAGGATACCATGGGCTCGGATGTGGTTTTCCATCTTTATTAATTAATCTACACAAAACTacaactctgctgggctcaccggcaccagcagcaacacaaaactacagctctgctgggctcaccggcaccagcagctacagaaaactaaaactctgctgggctcaccggcaccagcagcaaaagaaaactacaactctgctgggctcaccggcacaagcagtaaaagaaaactacagctctgctgggctcaccggcaccagcagctaAAGAAAACGATAACTCTGCTGGGATCACCGGCAccagcagtaaaagaaaactacaactctgctgggctcaccggcaccagcagcaacagaaaactacaactctgctgggctcaccggcaccagcagctacagaaaactacaactctgctgggctcaccggcaccagcagctacagaaaactacaactctgctgggctcaccggcaccagcagctacagaaaactacaactctgctgggctcaccggcaccagcagctacagaaaactacaactctgctgggctcaccggcaccagcagctacagaaaactacagctctgctgggctcaccggcaccagcagctacagaaaactacagctctgctgggctcaccggcaccagcagctacagaaaactacaactctgctgggctcaccggcaccagcagctacagaaaactacagctctgctgggctcaccggcaccagcagcaaaagaaaacttcagctctgctgggctcaccggcaccagcagcaaaagaaaacttcagctctgctgggctcaccggcaccagcagctacagaaaactacaactctgctgggctcaccggcaccagcagcaacACAAAACTACAaatctgctgggctcaccggcaccagcagtaaaagaaaactacagctctgctgggctcaccggcaccagcagcacagcatttgGAGAATGACCGATGATCTTCGCCGCACCCTTGGAGCTCTTAGGATCGAGCCAGCGTGGGCTGCCATGGAACTGATCGAGATGTCCCTGTCCGTCTCCAAGGGCTGAAGGGCTGTGACCAAAAGAAACAGAGGCAAGATGAAGCCACGTGTGGGCAGAGCCCCTGCGAGTTCCCCGCAGAGCACTCACCACTGAGGACGTCAGTCTGAGTCTCCAAATCCTGGTCCCTCATGTGTGTCGTGGCGCTCCCTGGGAAGAGAGCTCCgtcattccctgctcctgctgtgctcccagcagtgtgagccccggccctgctgccctcccattctgcagggctgacccaggggctgccagcagccaaaGGGAGTGGGGCTGAGCAAGGCGGTCACCAAGCCCAGCTTGTGGCAAGGGGCAGAGGGAGGCTGAGGCTCGGCATGGGGTGGTTGGGGTTGCCACAGGGTTGCCCCTTGCTGCCAGTGCAGTGGCAAGGAAGTGGCCAGGCTGGCCCAAAAGGGGCCAGGGGCTGTGACTCACTGATGAACCTGACGGCCGCCAGGCGCACGGAGGACTGAGAGTCCCTCAGGTAGGGCAGGCTCTGATGCATGTACTcttcagccctgctgctcctcctcagcagctgcagggagcaccagcAATGTCTCCAGGCTTGTCACAGAGTCCCCCAGCTGGCTGGAGCAgtccctcctgccagcaccccTCCCTGCTGAGCCCTCCCTCTTGCTGGGtacagggaagggagaggggccTCGACAGGAGCCTCTGGGGCTCTGTTCTCGAGGACAGGAACAAGGTCCTCCAGGTCCTGCCCGGCCCTGCGAGCAGCACTCCGTACAGGCTCTGTTCCCCTGACAGACatagggcagggacagccctcaCCCAGCCTGGGCCCTGTGGCTTGTCCTTACCAAGCATTCTCCAAGCTCCCACATCCgctctctctgcagcaggtgCTTGAGCTGCTTCCATTTGagaagctctgcagcagcaaaaaggGCTTCCCTGGAGGCCTGCAGGACAGCATTATCTCAGACGTGGCACCAGGGCCTGGGCAAAGAGACCTCTTGGCTCTACTCCTGCCGTGATTCTGCCCCTAGGAAGCTGTGACTTGTCCTAGCCCAAGTGTCTTGAGGTCTCTTGGGGACAGCCCTGCGTGACTGACTGAGGCTTGAAGCCCTGGCCTCTGATACTTGTAGGAAAGCTGAGAAACCTCTGGGCTTCTGGGAGCACATATGTTCGGGCCTCGGGTGCTGCCTCAGTGgccacaggctgctgcagagccctgctgcagcaggcagggcaggtgtTGAAAATGGCTGAGCCACCTTGTCCACCCCTGCTTGTACAGTTCTGCAGGGACCCTacccaggggctgcactggggaagccctgcctgctgccagcagcccttgCCCCAGGCCCTGGGATCCCTGGGAGGTGGCAGTCCCCCCATACCAGTGCTCAGCCTCAAAATCCAAACCTTAGCCACGCTGGGGATATGGTCATTCAGACGGAAGAGAAGAGGGACCAGAGCACTCTGAATGttcctcctcatcttcttctCATCCCTACTCAACACAGCCTTCAGCAGGTCTCTGAAGAGCAACAGGGAGAGCTCTCGCAGCTGGCTGCACTCCTggtaggaaggaggaaaagtgagctttggaacagcagctccctgcccgtGGCTGCGGTGAGGGCGATGCTCCAGGGTCACAttccagagcaggcaggagcagcgtTTGGCTGCAAAGCCCAGAATCCgttccaggagagctgagcctgctctgagcactgcttgcagggcagggctgcagggcagggcccggctgcagggctcagcctcCCACATCAGCCTCACCGAGTCAAAGAGCGGCAGCACCTTCCCCACCAGCATCATGGCGATGGAGCTGGCCTTTGCCTTTTTCAGCTGACCCAGGATATTTCGGAAGACCACAATGATCTTCAGCTTTTCATCTTCACTGCCAGCTTCCAGTATCTTCATCATGCTTGGCAGGAAGGCGTcaactttttttgcctttaggaagaagagaatttccattttctgaaaaggTTTTGTCTGGAcacctcccagggcagccaCCCCAGGCCCCACCACAGCAGGGAGGGTCTTTGAAGCAGTCACCCCCACATCCTGACTCCCAGCCCAGGCCAAGCCACTGCCCTGCACTcagccccaggccctggctGCTGACGTGGCTGCCCCAACATCACCCTGCTCACCATCTCAGCTCTCTCTGACAGCTCAGCGAGGACTTCCAGCAACACGAAGGCCATCAGCACATCGACATGCTCCCGATCGCTCCAGACGTTGGGCTCGTCACCCAACTCCTCCACGTCAATCTGCCCCGAGGACGACTGCAGGAACAAACAGAGCCATGAGGCGCTGGCAGAGGGCTCACGGCAAGGGATCAGGGCCTTTCCTGGCAACTCACGGCTCTGCGAGAGGCGCAGGTGCCTTCTCTGCGAGGGTTGCACCACTGGTTGCGGAGCAAGGTAGCCAATTCCGTTAGGACCTTGTCCAAGATCTCAGGCATGGAGGACAGAGTGTCGCACAGTTCCTGCACAGTGCTGGAAGCCAGGGGCTGCCTCAGCCACAGCGCCGTGGCCAGGACCAGCCCCACAGAACAGAGCCCATGCTGGGGGTCTCCAGGGGCCCTGCCGGGGAAGCCTGACAGGGTTGAGGGGGAGTTCTGGGAGCACCAAGCTGGCTCTGGACTGGCTTggctggctttggctgctgcaggcccagccagagagctggaaaggttTGTGGGATGGAGAGCCTGGCTCCCTGAGAAGTCCTGCAGCATTCCTTGGATCTGGCACACACAAAGTCTTGGGGTCCCACT from Corvus hawaiiensis isolate bCorHaw1 chromosome 19, bCorHaw1.pri.cur, whole genome shotgun sequence includes these protein-coding regions:
- the LOC125335815 gene encoding maestro heat-like repeat-containing protein family member 2A, yielding MAFVLLEVLAELSERAEMAKKVDAFLPSMMKILEAGSEDEKLKIIVVFRNILGQLKKAKASSIAMMLVGKVLPLFDSECSQLRELSLLLFRDLLKAVLSRDEKKMRRNIQSALVPLLFRLNDHIPSVAKASREALFAAAELLKWKQLKHLLQRERMWELGECLLLRRSSRAEEYMHQSLPYLRDSQSSVRLAAVRFIRSATTHMRDQDLETQTDVLSALQPLETDRDISISSMAAHAGSILRAPRVRRRSSVILQMLCCWCR